In Bradyrhizobium symbiodeficiens, the genomic stretch TGCACCTGGCCGGCCGACCAGATGCCTTCGTCGGAATTGCCTGTTGCATACACCATCTTGCCGCGGGCGCCCGCGACCAACTCGCGGATATCCTCGAACTTCGCGCCCTCCTTCTCCATCGCGACGACCTTGGTCGAGATCTCGTTCTTGGCGACGCGCGAGGTGTTGCGCATGGTGCGGAAGATCAGCTCGGTCTCGCGCTCGTCGTTGGCGACGATCTTCTCCTTGATGAGCTGATGGATCGGGCTCTCCCTGGTCGCCATGAAGCGCGTGCCCATGTTGATGCCCTCGGCGCCCAGCGCCAGTGCCGCAACGAGGCCGCGGGCGTCGGCAAAGCCCCCCGAGGCGATCATCGGGATCTTGATCTTGTTGGCCGCGGCCGGGATCAGGATCAGGCCGGGCGTGTCGTCCTCGCCGGGATGGCCGGCGCATTCGAAGCCATCGATCGAGATGGCGTCGACGCCCATGCGCTCGGCCGAGAGCGCGTGGCGGACGCTGGTGCATTTGTGCACGACCTTGACGCCATGCTTTTTGAACTCGTCGACATGCTCCTGCGGCTTGTTGCCGGCGGTCTCGACCACGGTGATGCCGGCTTCGATGATCGCGGCGCGGTATTCGGCATAAGGCGGCGGCTTGATCGCGGGCAGGATGGTGAGGTTGACGCCGAACGGCTTGTCGGTGAGGTCGCGGCAGCGCGCGATCTCCCTGGTCAGATCCTCCGGCGTCGGCTGGGTCAGCGCGGTGATGAAGCCGAGCGCGCCGGCATTGGCAACGGCGGCGACCAGCTCGGCGCGCCCGACCCATTGCATGCCGCCCTGGAC encodes the following:
- a CDS encoding NAD(P)H-dependent flavin oxidoreductase, with the protein product MLQTRFTKLVGVEHPIVQGGMQWVGRAELVAAVANAGALGFITALTQPTPEDLTREIARCRDLTDKPFGVNLTILPAIKPPPYAEYRAAIIEAGITVVETAGNKPQEHVDEFKKHGVKVVHKCTSVRHALSAERMGVDAISIDGFECAGHPGEDDTPGLILIPAAANKIKIPMIASGGFADARGLVAALALGAEGINMGTRFMATRESPIHQLIKEKIVANDERETELIFRTMRNTSRVAKNEISTKVVAMEKEGAKFEDIRELVAGARGKMVYATGNSDEGIWSAGQVQGLIQDIPSCAELVSRIVREAEAIIRSRLEGMIAHPSAQAAE